From one Candidatus Micrarchaeota archaeon genomic stretch:
- a CDS encoding ATP-binding protein → MTLVKLQHIMSNEISKRSFISRPPEPPAGILMGDPLSSIFIGTTKIFKVPFTWSYSNITNPHIAVVGITGAGKSYFVKTFLVRANYIWGTNAIIIDFAGEYKAWVKQSGGVVVSLGKGDYLNIMDLSSMKPLDRTKQIMTSLEILTDISMYPEQKRITEEAIEQAYINFGFSLSEAAPKKKEVPTLHNVISLLQEKLQEGTYEYPAELENAVYRLRQFAREGEDYFSKKSTLDLGKLSHSGLVAVDLSGLSDDRFRAFAALFILQTLKEIMRSENWSESKGLKALVVLDEAWKVASDDKSDAILIVREGRKFQFGLIVASQNPTDINEAIFSNVGTTFILKIKFEKFMNYIQGSLNFSDFIRLEIGKFGVGQAAVDMAFQSAIRFPSVFILDKIYGEEPLYVYTLDLSDVLTQSEMSANVLQKDYQFERDELRNRLIEYNVGLEIINQIFSTMDMHDRTMKLLDFLRILKKSGGISISNTVIFLKSLGIDDQLITRIIASTGVSVE, encoded by the coding sequence ATGACGCTGGTGAAACTTCAGCACATAATGAGCAACGAGATATCGAAGAGGTCGTTCATATCCAGGCCTCCGGAGCCGCCCGCAGGCATACTCATGGGCGACCCGTTGAGCTCGATATTCATAGGCACCACCAAGATATTCAAGGTGCCGTTCACCTGGTCCTATTCCAACATAACCAACCCGCACATAGCTGTTGTCGGGATAACAGGCGCAGGGAAGAGCTATTTCGTCAAGACGTTCCTGGTAAGGGCAAACTACATCTGGGGCACCAATGCGATAATAATAGACTTTGCTGGGGAGTACAAGGCATGGGTGAAGCAGAGCGGCGGCGTGGTGGTGTCGTTGGGAAAGGGCGACTACCTCAACATAATGGACCTATCCTCCATGAAGCCGCTCGACAGGACCAAGCAGATAATGACGTCGCTGGAGATACTTACCGACATATCCATGTATCCTGAGCAGAAGCGCATAACCGAGGAAGCGATAGAGCAGGCATACATAAACTTCGGGTTCTCGCTTTCGGAAGCGGCGCCTAAGAAAAAGGAGGTCCCTACGCTGCACAACGTCATATCCCTTTTGCAGGAGAAGCTGCAGGAGGGAACCTACGAGTACCCTGCGGAGCTGGAGAATGCAGTGTACAGGCTCAGGCAGTTCGCGCGCGAGGGCGAGGACTATTTCTCCAAGAAGAGCACGCTCGATCTAGGGAAGCTCTCACATTCCGGGCTGGTCGCGGTCGACCTATCAGGGCTTTCCGACGACAGGTTCAGGGCATTCGCCGCTCTCTTCATACTCCAAACGCTCAAGGAGATAATGAGGAGCGAGAACTGGAGCGAGTCGAAGGGGCTGAAGGCTCTGGTGGTGCTCGACGAGGCGTGGAAGGTCGCAAGCGATGACAAGAGCGACGCGATACTCATAGTCAGGGAGGGCAGGAAGTTCCAGTTCGGGCTCATAGTGGCGTCGCAGAACCCTACTGATATAAACGAGGCGATATTCTCCAACGTCGGAACCACATTCATACTCAAGATAAAGTTCGAGAAGTTCATGAACTACATACAGGGATCGCTTAACTTCTCCGACTTCATAAGGCTGGAGATAGGGAAGTTCGGCGTCGGGCAGGCTGCGGTCGACATGGCGTTCCAGAGCGCGATAAGGTTCCCCAGCGTGTTCATACTGGACAAGATATACGGCGAGGAGCCCCTATACGTTTACACGCTCGACCTGTCGGACGTGCTCACGCAGAGCGAGATGTCAGCAAACGTGCTGCAGAAGGACTACCAGTTCGAGAGGGACGAGCTGCGCAACAGGCTGATAGAGTACAACGTCGGCCTCGAGATAATAAACCAGATATTCAGCACTATGGACATGCACGACAGGACGATGAAGCTCCTCGACTTCCTGAGGATACTCAAGAAGAGCGGGGGCATAAGCATATCCAATACTGTGATATTCCTGAAGAGCCTGGGGATAGACGACCAGCTGATAACGAGGATAATAGCGAGCACAGGTGTTAGCGTTGAGTAA
- a CDS encoding glycosyltransferase family 39 protein: protein MLLQQGLLEYIFTFGIIISFAALVLGIVMDRKNIRRVLSGSGFMARDVAIVIGIVLVFVFIEMFFVKATQLLFFDDAIYQAMALMLMRTGQAWMCNFGTASACFTGQIFHEPIGLSFNLAMAFAIFGVSRASAYGTQLALGVISVAMGFFASLLLLKNKKAAFFTELLLALSPVIIVWSKPTNSDLAVLAYSLISVFFFMVFLKKKTLWSFSNMLFSFSLLFYMKVDEVIFIPIFVAFYLLLDDRGIAKNISETLRSVKDNFFNTRLLLIILFFLIAVIPSILYSYNESQVDTYGWQGTVIQNTCTKNLSPVNVTGPINLRNFNTNVCANVEFWFNQYNSDYVMQPILFTVLAILGAALMLLIGKSRRILAAIGIWFLVFFFLYTAFYAGSVIYGVDWRFMLSLIAQSCMLGGFALAEILDLVEYHARKLARFSIAIKAIAVIAVLAILAAPIYHLLPLISVNPATIQQAGDARFYENFVYNSSYLIPRNCLIYTYDPTLFQLQNLTATQMDNLYNTTQTTQYMNEGKCLVLDYGYWCHTPNNECSYAPQSYNLVPLKLINYTPNKYDFGFYYVYKKQQ, encoded by the coding sequence ATGCTGCTGCAACAAGGCTTACTAGAATACATATTCACCTTCGGAATAATAATCTCGTTCGCGGCACTGGTCCTCGGGATCGTGATGGACAGGAAGAACATAAGGCGAGTCCTTTCCGGCAGCGGCTTCATGGCAAGAGACGTTGCGATAGTCATAGGGATAGTGCTCGTATTCGTGTTCATAGAGATGTTCTTCGTCAAGGCCACCCAGCTGCTATTCTTCGATGACGCCATATACCAGGCAATGGCGCTAATGCTCATGCGCACCGGCCAGGCATGGATGTGCAATTTCGGCACCGCAAGCGCGTGCTTCACCGGCCAGATATTCCACGAGCCGATAGGCCTTTCGTTCAACCTTGCAATGGCCTTCGCCATATTCGGGGTCAGCAGGGCCTCGGCATACGGTACCCAGCTTGCGCTTGGCGTGATATCCGTTGCCATGGGCTTCTTCGCATCCCTGCTGCTCCTGAAAAACAAGAAGGCCGCATTCTTCACCGAGCTCCTCCTGGCGCTTTCCCCTGTGATAATAGTATGGTCAAAGCCCACGAACTCCGATCTTGCGGTCCTTGCATATTCGCTCATATCCGTGTTCTTCTTCATGGTTTTCCTGAAAAAGAAGACCCTGTGGAGCTTCTCCAACATGCTGTTCTCATTCTCGCTGCTCTTCTACATGAAGGTGGACGAGGTCATATTCATACCAATATTCGTGGCGTTTTACCTGCTGCTCGACGACAGGGGCATCGCAAAGAACATATCTGAAACGCTCAGGAGCGTCAAGGATAACTTCTTCAACACAAGGCTCCTTTTGATAATACTGTTCTTCCTGATAGCGGTAATACCCTCTATACTATATTCATACAACGAATCCCAGGTGGATACGTACGGCTGGCAGGGAACTGTAATACAGAACACCTGCACCAAGAACCTCTCCCCAGTCAACGTGACCGGCCCGATAAATCTCAGGAATTTCAATACCAACGTGTGCGCCAACGTGGAATTCTGGTTCAACCAGTACAATTCCGATTACGTGATGCAGCCGATACTGTTCACCGTGCTTGCGATACTCGGCGCTGCGCTCATGCTCCTCATAGGGAAGAGCAGGCGCATACTTGCTGCCATAGGCATATGGTTCCTGGTGTTCTTCTTCCTCTACACCGCATTCTACGCCGGCTCAGTAATATACGGGGTTGACTGGCGCTTCATGCTCAGCCTGATAGCGCAGAGCTGCATGCTCGGCGGCTTCGCGCTTGCGGAGATACTGGACCTAGTGGAGTACCACGCCAGGAAGCTGGCAAGGTTCTCAATCGCAATAAAGGCGATCGCAGTAATTGCGGTACTCGCGATCCTTGCAGCGCCGATATACCACCTGCTTCCGCTCATATCTGTAAACCCAGCAACGATACAGCAGGCAGGGGACGCCAGGTTCTACGAGAATTTCGTCTACAACAGCTCGTACCTGATACCGAGGAACTGCCTGATATACACGTACGACCCCACGCTCTTCCAGCTGCAGAACCTCACCGCAACGCAGATGGACAACCTTTACAACACGACACAGACGACCCAGTACATGAACGAGGGGAAATGCCTTGTGCTTGATTACGGGTACTGGTGCCATACGCCCAACAACGAGTGCAGCTACGCCCCGCAAAGCTACAACCTGGTGCCCCTGAAGCTGATAAACTACACGCCCAACAAATACGACTTCGGATTCTACTACGTCTACAAGAAGCAGCAGTAA
- a CDS encoding DUF2079 domain-containing protein translates to MKSTGHEINRRAIYTIVALLISLSATTYWLALVTHAYWAFEDGSLDLTHYSYNLYFNIHYLHYGGIAGMLQFLTFGNHISPDMLLMLPFFYAYPHSLTLLYIQTITICLTSFLVFAIARDLIKDDRIAMAMLAAFLLNPGITGILTFDFHIEFVLVPAYLLVFYSYMKSRRKLFAVSLLLLLGALEIAPVIALTMGIGLFSYELLSSRSSGRAISREKRQMIAIIVLSSIATGAMYYASIRLLAASYGLQYPGIPQFLQIGTGSEVGFISQLHGAALNPISFLGSNLAIYSNPLALFMLALSMAIVLFGFGLFALKTPSVTFLLSLQWLVPVIAWSGKIKFLYTGYMYYGYTLGSTIAASIIGAISYARCKNGSSNMLDRNAIGAISVIIIALMLSSASLILAYAPLKYLATYGSASPEPGYNPVQVYQIARLVPQNASLMTQDVISPHLGSREYLETTASWEMGNSTYFVPDYILISHNASDAYTNISYYDLFQRAVAANPYVEYASSGNVVLYKRK, encoded by the coding sequence GTGAAATCAACGGGACACGAGATTAACAGGAGGGCGATATACACCATTGTCGCGCTGCTCATATCATTGTCGGCAACGACCTACTGGCTTGCGCTTGTGACGCATGCCTACTGGGCATTCGAGGACGGGAGCCTGGACCTCACGCACTATTCATATAACCTGTATTTCAACATCCACTACCTGCATTATGGGGGTATTGCGGGAATGCTGCAGTTCCTGACGTTCGGCAACCACATATCCCCGGATATGCTGCTCATGCTGCCGTTCTTCTACGCCTATCCGCATTCCTTGACGCTGCTGTACATCCAGACCATAACGATATGCCTTACCTCATTTCTGGTGTTCGCGATAGCGCGGGATCTCATAAAGGACGACAGGATTGCAATGGCGATGCTTGCTGCGTTCCTCCTGAACCCAGGAATTACTGGAATACTGACATTTGACTTCCATATCGAGTTCGTGCTCGTGCCTGCGTACCTTCTGGTTTTCTACTCGTATATGAAATCAAGGAGAAAGCTGTTTGCGGTTTCATTGCTGCTACTGCTGGGCGCTCTGGAAATAGCGCCTGTAATCGCCCTTACAATGGGGATAGGGCTTTTTTCGTACGAGCTGCTATCGTCAAGATCCAGCGGCAGGGCAATAAGCAGGGAAAAGAGGCAGATGATCGCCATCATCGTGCTCTCGTCGATTGCCACGGGTGCCATGTACTACGCTTCGATAAGGCTGCTTGCCGCCTCATACGGCTTGCAATATCCCGGAATACCGCAGTTTTTGCAGATAGGCACTGGCTCTGAAGTGGGATTCATCTCCCAGCTTCACGGCGCTGCGCTCAATCCGATATCGTTTCTGGGAAGCAATCTTGCAATATACTCCAATCCGCTTGCGCTTTTCATGCTTGCGCTCTCAATGGCAATAGTGCTGTTCGGGTTCGGCCTCTTCGCGCTGAAAACGCCATCCGTAACCTTCCTGCTTTCGCTGCAATGGCTGGTGCCCGTTATAGCGTGGTCAGGAAAGATAAAGTTCCTCTATACCGGCTACATGTACTACGGCTATACGCTGGGCTCAACAATCGCTGCATCCATAATCGGCGCAATCTCCTATGCCAGATGCAAAAACGGTTCAAGCAACATGTTGGACAGGAACGCCATAGGGGCAATCTCCGTCATAATAATCGCCTTGATGCTCTCTTCAGCGTCGCTGATATTGGCATATGCACCGTTGAAGTATCTCGCGACTTACGGATCCGCTTCACCAGAGCCGGGGTACAATCCCGTGCAGGTATACCAGATTGCGAGGCTCGTACCTCAGAACGCCTCGCTTATGACGCAGGACGTCATATCCCCGCATCTTGGCAGCAGGGAATACCTGGAAACCACAGCATCCTGGGAAATGGGCAACAGCACGTATTTCGTGCCAGATTACATACTCATATCGCATAACGCAAGCGACGCATACACGAACATCAGCTACTATGACCTTTTCCAGCGGGCCGTAGCGGCCAACCCCTACGTTGAATACGCAAGCAGCGGCAACGTCGTGCTCTACAAAAGAAAATAG